The proteins below are encoded in one region of Carettochelys insculpta isolate YL-2023 chromosome 14, ASM3395843v1, whole genome shotgun sequence:
- the RSPRY1 gene encoding RING finger and SPRY domain-containing protein 1 isoform X3 translates to MIVVALVVFYASRNLLQGLLLTLEQHIPCIVGALGASNMGNSCVCRDDSGAEDHVESQSQQTQNSRVLVPEARSHPRDPVRPPRRGRGPHEPRRKKQNVDGLVLDTLAVIRTLVDK, encoded by the coding sequence ATGATTGTAGTTGCTTTGGTTGTGTTCTATGCTAGCAGAAACCTCCTCCAAGGTTTACTGCTGACTCTAGAGCAGCACATCCCCTGCATCGTGGGAGCTTTGGGGGCCAGCAACATGGGCAACTCCTGTGTTTGTCGAGATGATAGTGGTGCAGAAGACCACGTGGAATCACAGAGTCAGCAAACACAGAACAGTAGAGTACTGGTACCCGAAGCAAGAAGCCATCCAAGGGACCCTGTAAGGCCACCCAGGAGGGGGCGAGGGCCACATGAACCaagaagaaaaaagcaaaatgtgGATGGACTAGTGCTTGACACGCTGGCTGTGATACGGACATTGGTGGATAAGTAA